In Clarias gariepinus isolate MV-2021 ecotype Netherlands chromosome 1, CGAR_prim_01v2, whole genome shotgun sequence, one DNA window encodes the following:
- the si:ch211-196f2.6 gene encoding immunoglobulin domain-containing protein yields MSKKSLCVLFIISFLQTGISNNRISISLNQEGDNINVTCALSGNERLTQVNWEMVQGSNHTKLGIFHPSQGIYIFPKHSGKVKIEGQQGPLASSSLSLQKEALNESELICCQFITFPSGSLKECADNSDAVLKSVLISPAEPHAGGLKQSLFGQFGALTVGCILSLLFLTILIYICQKCICRRTQVLEIQHVYTGPSAFAEMYTEETCELHHSPSPSGFDPSKLYAKIKEDLYYGRLWKAYQGRARVSTQGGLTGSRQIYYLLGENPLPQKDPDPSLEIPDAMTMSSSDNSI; encoded by the exons ATGAGTAAGAAATCTCTTTGTGTGCTTTTCATCATTTCCTTCCTTCAAACAG GCATCTCCAACAACAGAATATCTATCAGTCTCAATCAGGAGGGAGATAATATAAATGTCACCTGTGCTCTATCTGGGAATGAGCGTCTAACTCAAGTCAACTGGGAGATGGTGCAAGGTTCTAATCACACCAAACTGGGAATCTTTCATCCTAGTCAAGGCATTTACATCTTCCCTAAACACTCTGGCAAAGTAAAGATTGAGGGGCAACAAGGCCCTCTGGCATCCTCAAGCCTGTCTTTGCAAAAAGAAGCACTCAATGAGAGTGAACTAATCTGCTGTCAGTTCATTACCTTTCCATCAGGCAGTCTAAAGGAATGTGCTGACAACAGTGATGCAGTGCTAAAAA GTGTGCTTATATCACCAGCTGAACCCCATGCAGGAGGACTAAAGCAGAGTTTATTTGGACAATTTGGAGCTTTGACAGTTGGATGCATACTTTCTCTCTTATTTCTGACCATTCTTATCTATATTTGTCAGAAATGTATCTGTAGGAG AACACAAGTGCTTGAGATACAGCATGTGTATACAGGCCCATCAGCATTTGCAGAG atgTACACAGAGGAGACATGTGAACTACATcactccccctccccctctggCTTTGACCCTTCAAAATTATATGCAAAGATTAAAGAGGATCTATATTATGGACGTCTATGGAAGGCCTACCAAGGTAGAGCACGCGTATCAACACAAGGGGGCCTGACTGGTTCAAGACAAATTTACTACCTTTTAGGTGAGAATCCCTTACCACAAAAGGATCCAGATCCCAGCCTGGAAATCCCAGATGCAATGACAATGTCATCATCAGACAATAGCATCTGA
- the LOC128528717 gene encoding histidine N-acetyltransferase-like, whose amino-acid sequence MLREAMEAQFVEESDGLTFWLARPQDYDEVMAISQEIYEGNDYLPHRYQTWMTERDRIVIIARRNGKLVALDSALVVDGGQTVVLEGLRVCISERGHGVAGVIQRVTDRYIKQVYPNVTTKRLTRRDNPGPEKLSKFIFLACRAVLSLCVEAESFKRFISGLKTKLECPPESDWHSNNSHKLFVLKDSQQLKTLLLDPDLSSRLQLPGGAIIQDWQPLRPMESNLEILERRNLTWVVDSVKQPMFMSFHTPPYSIPFNGGSLRLNIDMFGTDVTIAKKALVTHFEQVLEEIRGTVLVHVYMPQNFWEAIKQFCDGDNGVKHINGYWEQMFLEEKLP is encoded by the exons ATGTTgag AGAAGCCATGGAAGCACAGTTTGTAGAAGAGAGTGATGGTCTAACATTCTGGCTAGCTAGACCCCAAGACTATGATGAGGTGATGGCCATATCACAGGAAATCTACGAGGGCAATGATTACCTTCCACATCGCTACCAGACCTGGATGACTGAGCGTGACAGAATAGTCATAATTGCCAGGAGAAATGGGAAGCTG GTGGCACTGGACTCTGCACTGGTGGTTGATGGAGGGCAAACAGTGGTGTTGGAGGGATTAAGGGTGTGTATTAGTGAAAGAGGACATGGAGTGGCTGGAGTTATTCAGAGAGTTACTGATCGCTACATTAAGCAAGTTTACCCAAATGTAACAACTAAAAGGCTGACAAGACGTGACAACCCAGGACCTGAAAAACTCTCCAAGTTTATTTTTCTGGCTTGCCGG gctgttttgtctttgtgtgtagAGGCTGAGAGCTTTAAAAGATTCATCTCAGGCTTGAAAACAAAGCTAGAATGCCCACCGGAGTCAGATTGGCACAGCAACAACAGCCACAAACTATTTGTTCTGAAGGACAGCCAACAACTTAAGACACTACTCCTGGACCCTGATCTTTCCTCAAGACTTCAGCTTCCAGGAGGTGCCATTATCCAAGACTGGCAGCCCCTGAGACCAATGGAAAGCAACTTGGAAATTTTAGAGAGGCGAAACCTAACTTGGGTGGTTGACTCCGTCAAACAACCTATGTTTATGAGCTTTCACACTCCACCCTATTCTATTCCATTTAATGGAGGGTCTTTGCGTTTGAACATAGATATGTTTGGGACAGATGTAACCATAGCAAAGAAGGCACTCGTAACACATTTCGAGCAGGTACTTGAGGAGATTCGTGGCACTGTTTTGGTTCATGTTTATATGCCTCAAAACTTCTGGGAAGCCATAAAACAATTTTGTGATGGAGATAATGGTGTCAAACATATAAATGGCTACTGGGAGCAAATGTTTCTGGAGGAAAAGCTTCCATAA